AACTGGGCCAAACATGTCTCTCTCTTCCTGACCGATCCTCATGTCGAAACACTTGATGTCCAGCTAGATCACACACAATGTGCATTAGGAAAATGGCTGTATGGTCCAGGACGTCAGGAAGCAGAAACGCTCGTACCTGCACTTAAAGAAGATTTGAAAAAAATTGAAGCGCCGCACAAACACCTGCATGAATCTGCACAAAAGATCAATCAGGTGTTCCGTGCGGGTGACGCACATTTGCCCCAATTTATCACCGAAAAAGAGATGGATCATGTTTCTTGGGTCAACAAGGTGCAGCAGGCAATCATTGCCGGCAACAAGAATCTCACGATCCAATTTGATCCGACGCAATGTGGATTTGGAAAATTCCTTTACGGAGCCGAGGCCAGAGAAGCTGCTAAAAAAAGCCCTGAAATCAGTTCAATTCTTGAACAACTTAAAGCACCTCATGAACAATTGCACAACAGTGGACAAGCGATTGCGCTGCTACTCCAACAAGGGAAGAAGCAACAGGCTATCGACCTGTTTAATACGGATATCGCGCCAAACCTGCAGAGTATTCGCTCAATGTTGCGGCAAATCGGTACCGTTGCGACTGACGCGCTGAAAGGACAACAGCAGGCACAAGTAATTTTCAGCAAAGAAACACAAGTTCACTTGGCAGAAGTACAAAAACTGATGCATGAAATGGATCAGATTGTTGAAGGCAACATTATCTCAGATGCAGTTCTAATCAGTGCTGCAGTCACAACGCGTACAGAAATCATCATCATCGGAATTGTCGCGATTGTTCTGGGTTTAGCGTTAGGCTATTTCATCTCACGAAGCATCACCAAACCACTTCATCGCGCCTTTGCTGTTGTCGAAATGTACGGTAAAGGAGATACACGCGACCAGGACCTGCCTTTGGGAGATGCCGTTAACTGTTCTAACATGTTTAAATGTGGACAAAGAGATTGCCCCTCTTATGGAAAAACAGGGCATTGCTGGGTTGAAACTGGAACATTCGGTGCCAATCCGGTATGCAAGCATCTCACAGATGGCACGCATAAAGACTGCCGTGAATGTCATGCATTTAAGGCAAAAGATGAAATCACCGAATTAGGCTCCGTACTTGTCGGCATGGCGCGCAGTCTTCATGCGCGAAGTGAGCTGGCTGAAGCCATTGCCGAAGGCGACCTGACGCAGGACGTTGCTGTTGCCTCTGAAAATGACCAACTCGGACATGCGTTAAAGGTCATGCTGGAAGGCTTAAGGGAAATGGTTGGCGGCATTCAGAATGCCGGTGAACAGATTGCCGCTGGAGCCGGTGAAGTCTCCGATGCCAGCCAGGCATTGTCTCAGGGCGCGACTGAATCAGCCAGTTCACTCGAAGAAGTAACGGCCTCAATGAATGAAATGGCCAGCAAAGTCAGAGACAGCGCGGAACATGCCAATGCCGCAAATCAATTGGCCAGTGACGCACAGAGATCTGCCGAAAACGGTGACAAACAGATGGACGAAATGGTCACAGCCATGGGAGCCATCAGTGAATCCAGTCAGAACATCTCCAAGATCATCAAGGTGATCGACGAAATTGCCTTCCAAACTAATTTGCTGGCGTTGAATGCTGCGGTCGAGGCCGCTCGCGCGGGACAGCATGGCAAAGGTTTTGCCGTCGTTGCCGAAGAGGTTCGCAACCTTGCCGCTCGCAGTGCCAAAGCGGCCAAAGAAACGGCGGAAATGATCGAAGGTTCGGCCTCGTTGACCGAACGCGGAGCACAGATCGCAGAACAAACATCTGGAGCACTTAAAGAGATCATGGCCGGAACGACCAAAGTTTCAACACTGCTCGAAGAGATTGCCATCGCCAGTAACGAGCAGGCGCAGGGAATTCAGCAGGTCACGGTTGGGTTGTCACAGATTGACAAAGTCACCCAGCAAAACACAGCAACAGCAGAAGAAAGTGCCGCAGCAGCTGAAGAACTTTCCAGTCAAGCGGCCCAAATGCGCGAGATGCTGAAAAAGTTCAAAGTCAGCAATGGTGTCAGCCCCCGCCCACCCATGCTGTCCATGTAAGTTGCCCTCTTTTAAACAGTAAAAAGGCGAGTCGGAACCCCGACTCGCCTTTCGTACGTCATACGACAGATGTTGTTTATTTCTGGATATCCTGATCTTGATCAGAATCTGTCATCAGTAGACTTCCGGCCATGCCGATCAGTGCAAAATTCTTAATCCCTTTAAAGGTTGATTTTGCCATGCGGCCCATCAGTAAACGGCGCATATTGACATCTGCGACCGGCATACTCAGAGGA
This is a stretch of genomic DNA from uncultured Desulfuromonas sp.. It encodes these proteins:
- a CDS encoding methyl-accepting chemotaxis protein, encoding MLKNLKIDTKLLLLIGFLLLLLGATVVLSITGLTATVHDGEEMAAGNRLRGELLAREVDHLNWAKHVSLFLTDPHVETLDVQLDHTQCALGKWLYGPGRQEAETLVPALKEDLKKIEAPHKHLHESAQKINQVFRAGDAHLPQFITEKEMDHVSWVNKVQQAIIAGNKNLTIQFDPTQCGFGKFLYGAEAREAAKKSPEISSILEQLKAPHEQLHNSGQAIALLLQQGKKQQAIDLFNTDIAPNLQSIRSMLRQIGTVATDALKGQQQAQVIFSKETQVHLAEVQKLMHEMDQIVEGNIISDAVLISAAVTTRTEIIIIGIVAIVLGLALGYFISRSITKPLHRAFAVVEMYGKGDTRDQDLPLGDAVNCSNMFKCGQRDCPSYGKTGHCWVETGTFGANPVCKHLTDGTHKDCRECHAFKAKDEITELGSVLVGMARSLHARSELAEAIAEGDLTQDVAVASENDQLGHALKVMLEGLREMVGGIQNAGEQIAAGAGEVSDASQALSQGATESASSLEEVTASMNEMASKVRDSAEHANAANQLASDAQRSAENGDKQMDEMVTAMGAISESSQNISKIIKVIDEIAFQTNLLALNAAVEAARAGQHGKGFAVVAEEVRNLAARSAKAAKETAEMIEGSASLTERGAQIAEQTSGALKEIMAGTTKVSTLLEEIAIASNEQAQGIQQVTVGLSQIDKVTQQNTATAEESAAAAEELSSQAAQMREMLKKFKVSNGVSPRPPMLSM